GGGGCGCGCGGCCCCCCACGGAAAGCGCCGGAGCCCGCCGAGCCAACGCGCGGGGGCCGGCAGCGAGTGCCAGGCATCCTGCGCGGCGTCGGGCAGCGCCACGGAGGAAGAAGCATCGGCGGGCCGGCTCGGGCGCGCACGGGAGGGTTCAGTCATGTATCGGTCGATCCTTCGGCCGGCACGACGCCACCTTGGGGACGCCGCCCCCACGGCCTATGGGCGAGTCGGAGCCTGTTCGTGAGATAGCTTACACCCCGATACGTAACAGGTCTTGTCGGTGCGGCGCTGACACCGCACTCCATTTCATCACGCGTGGGACGGCCTCCCGGTTGACCAGCCGGCCCGCTTGCCACAGGCAACTCGGCCCGATGCCTCGATGAACGAGCGAGTACCGAAGGGGGCGTGGCGGCACACCTCTGGCGCTCGCCCCGCAGCACGGGCGAGTCGCGAAACCATTACGCCGGACCATGGTCGACGGGCCGCGATATATGCAATTTAATGTAAAATGCACGGATTTTGCTGGTATTTAAGCGAAGTTTTCCTGAATTTCGATCACTTTTGAAGATTGCCGCAGAGCGGCAAGTGCGCACTCCGAACCGTTCCGACTCCGAAGAGGGTCGATTGGCGGTTCGAAGGATCGTGCGCGGGGGGAATTGATAATGAATGTCGTACGGCACGGCCGTTCGGCAGGGGCACGTCTGAGCGCGTCGTTCGCATGGCGATGGCATTCGCATGCCGTTGCGCGCACTTTGGGTCAATCCGGCGCGCCGCTGCGGCGTGCCGTCCTCACGCTCCTGCTGGGCGTCACCCTCTTGGCGAACGCTGGCTACGCCGTGGCCCAGGCCGTCGCACCGGCCGCTGCCCAACCGGCTTCGTCGGCCTCGTCGGCCTCGTCGGCCAATGCGGCGAGCGTCGTGGTCGCCATGCCGTCGTCGGGTCCGGCCACACCGATCACGCCCGCTGTGCCGATCGGTCAGGCCACTCTCACGCAAGGCGTGGCGCAGCTCAAGGAGCGCTACAACCTCTCGCACGTGTGGCTGCGCACCGAGTCGGACAATGGCGCAATGCTCGAAGCGGCCACGCCCGGCGACGAAGTGCAGCAATTGTTGCCGGTGGCGAGTCTGTCGAAGTCGGTCACGGCCATCGGCATCGCCCTGCTCGTGCAGCGCGGCCAGCTTTCGCTCGACGCCAGGCTCGGCGATCTTCTCGACACCTACGCAAAGCAACACGGCAAGCCGCTGGACCCGACGCTGCGCGAACTGACCGTGCGGCGGCTGCTCGCCCACCGCGCGGGCCTCGCCACCAACGGCTTCAACGATCCCGTCAACGGCCTGTTCAGCGGATTGGCGATCCGGCGCGTGGGCGGCAGCGCCGACTTCTTCAACTATCTCGACGCCGGGGACGCCGGCCATTCGACGGGCAAATCCGACTTCGTCTACTCCAATGTCTCGTACCTGTTGCTCGGGATGGTGATCGAAGCCGTCTCCGGCCAGGACTACAAGACGTTCTGCGAAACACAGATCTTCGCACCGCTCGGCGTGACCGACGCGAAGCTGCCCGACAGTTGGCGGCTGCTCGCGCCGTTCGCGGGATGGCAGATGTCGACGGGTGCGCTGCTCAAGGTATGGCGCGTGTTCGACGTCCGGCGCCCCACGCTGCTCACCGAGAAGACGCTTCGCACGCTGTTGCTCGACAAACAGTCGGGGCCGGTCAACGCCGATCGCGACGTGTATTACACGCTGGGGGTGTTTCTGCTCGCCGGCGCCGGCGAGCGCAGCTACCGGATCAGTCACGACGGCATCGCCGACTTCTTCCGCACGCAATCGACTTACTACACCGTCGTGGAGAAGACCGTGCCGGGTGACAGCTGGGCGCTCGTGGTATCACCGATTCCGTCGCGCGGTCAGTTCGGCGCGATCCAGCGCGACGTGCGCAGGATGATCCGCCAGGCGCGTCTGGTGCCGTAACCTGATGCCGTGAGTTTCGCGGCGCTGGCGCGTCGGTTCGCAACGCCGTCGCTGTGGCGTCTTCGGGATCAGTCGGCCACGGCGCCTTCCGTCGCGGTCGTGGCTTCGGCGCAAGCTGCGCCGTCGATGCCATCGTCACCGCTGTCGCCGAAGTCGCAGACGAAGGTGCCCGCCACGAGCTCGCGCTTCTGTCCTGCCGTGAGCCGCTTGACACGATATTCGGCCCGCGAGGCCGCCGCGCGGTCGGCGAAGGTCAGCGAGAGCAAAATCCGCGACGGAGGATAGGCGCGTGTGAAACGCGCGCCCTTGCCCGCCACGTGAGCGGCATAGCGTGCCTCGACGTCGACGGTGATGCCGGTATAGATGCGTCCGCCGGCACACTCCAGCAGATAGAGAAACCACGGCCTGGGGGGCGCCGTCATAGCTTCGCCCTTTCCTCTCGCGTGAACTCGCGCGGCGAGACGCCGAGCGCACGGCGGAACATCGCCGAGAACGCCGCCGGAGTCGCATAGCCGAGACGTGCCGCCACCATCGCCACCGGCACCCCGCGCACCATCCAGTCGACAGCGCGCGCGAGCCGCACCTGCTGTCGCCACGCGCCGAAGCTCGTCCCCAGCTCCGTGCTGAACAGTCGGGCGAGCGTGCGTTCGGAGGCGCCCACGTCGTCGGCCCATTGCGCGAGCGAACGGTCGTCGTCGGGGTGCTCCATCAGCGCATCGCACAATTGCCTCAAGCGCCGGTCGGCGGGTCGCTTCAGATCCAGCGACGCAGGCGGCGCGACGCGCAGCTCTTCGATCAGAAGGGACGTCGCAAGCGCGTGGCGCGGATCCGACGTGGGCATGCCACTCGCCAGCGCCGCCGCGAGGTCGCGCAGCAACGGCGAGACTTCGAGCACCAGACAGCGATCCGGCGGCAGGGGCGACGCCTCGGGCAACAGGTAGACAGCGTAGAACTGCGCTTCGCCCAGCACGGCCACTTCATGCGGAATGCCCGCCGGCACCCACGCGGCGCGAAACACCGGCGCCACGAGGCTCGACTCGCCCGCCGTGATGCGCAAGCCGCCACGCTGCGGGCAGATGAGCTGCCCCCATTCGTGGCGATGTGGTTCGATGCGCGCATCCGGCGGCGGCGTGCGCAGATGCGCGACGACGGGCACGTCAGGGCTCGGCGCCGTGCGGGGCATGGGAATGTAACGGGGGCGCTCGGCGGGCGCGGAAGCTGAGCGTGGCATGTTCTCGATGGTATTTGTCCTGATCGGGGTGTCGTGCACCGGAACGAGTCGCTAGCATACGATATGCCCGGCGCGATGCAAGCCACCGGCTCCGCCGCCGCAACGCACAACGAGACAGCCCCTGGCCCATCACGACAACGACAAGCGCCATGACCGAATCCCCCTCTCGCGACACCCCCACATCATCGCCTGCCGCCGACTCGCTGCGTCGCGAAGCGTTGCGCGCCCGCCTGGGCGCCCGCTTGCGCACATTGGGCAGCTACGCCGTCTATGCCCTGCTCGCCCTCGCCTTGTGGGCCGCGGGCCACGGTAGCGAAGCGCTTGGCCTCGGGCCGGCGGCGGCGCAGGCCGCGGTGCTGGTGGTGTTTACCATCGGCGCGTGGGCTTTCGGACTGTTCCCCGAACCGATCACGACACTCACGTTCTTCCTGCTCGCCACCCTGCTGCGCGTGGCCAAGCCGGAAGTCATCTTCGCGGGATTCCATTCGGCGGCGTGGTGGCTGGTGTTCGGCGGCACGGTCACCGGCATCGCGGTGCGCACGACAGGACTTGGCTCGCGTCTGGCCGCCACGTTGTTCGATCTCAAGCGACCGACCTACGCGCGCTATGTCGCCTCGGTCATGGTCGCGTGTGTGGGACTGGCGTTCGTGATGCCGTCGACGACCGGGCGCATTCTGCTGCTCATCCCCATCGTGCTGGCGCTCGCCGACCGGATCGGACTGAGCGAGGGACGGCGCGGGCGCACCGGTCTCGTCATGACCGTCGCGGCGGCCAGCTACATGCCGCCCACGACGATCCTGCCGGCCAACATCCCGAACAGCGTGCTGATGGGAGCCGCGGACTCGTTCTACGGCGTCAAGCTGCACT
The Pandoraea pulmonicola DNA segment above includes these coding regions:
- a CDS encoding serine hydrolase domain-containing protein; this encodes MNVVRHGRSAGARLSASFAWRWHSHAVARTLGQSGAPLRRAVLTLLLGVTLLANAGYAVAQAVAPAAAQPASSASSASSANAASVVVAMPSSGPATPITPAVPIGQATLTQGVAQLKERYNLSHVWLRTESDNGAMLEAATPGDEVQQLLPVASLSKSVTAIGIALLVQRGQLSLDARLGDLLDTYAKQHGKPLDPTLRELTVRRLLAHRAGLATNGFNDPVNGLFSGLAIRRVGGSADFFNYLDAGDAGHSTGKSDFVYSNVSYLLLGMVIEAVSGQDYKTFCETQIFAPLGVTDAKLPDSWRLLAPFAGWQMSTGALLKVWRVFDVRRPTLLTEKTLRTLLLDKQSGPVNADRDVYYTLGVFLLAGAGERSYRISHDGIADFFRTQSTYYTVVEKTVPGDSWALVVSPIPSRGQFGAIQRDVRRMIRQARLVP
- a CDS encoding GIY-YIG nuclease family protein; protein product: MTAPPRPWFLYLLECAGGRIYTGITVDVEARYAAHVAGKGARFTRAYPPSRILLSLTFADRAAASRAEYRVKRLTAGQKRELVAGTFVCDFGDSGDDGIDGAACAEATTATEGAVAD
- a CDS encoding AraC family transcriptional regulator is translated as MPRSASAPAERPRYIPMPRTAPSPDVPVVAHLRTPPPDARIEPHRHEWGQLICPQRGGLRITAGESSLVAPVFRAAWVPAGIPHEVAVLGEAQFYAVYLLPEASPLPPDRCLVLEVSPLLRDLAAALASGMPTSDPRHALATSLLIEELRVAPPASLDLKRPADRRLRQLCDALMEHPDDDRSLAQWADDVGASERTLARLFSTELGTSFGAWRQQVRLARAVDWMVRGVPVAMVAARLGYATPAAFSAMFRRALGVSPREFTREERAKL